The sequence AATTGTCTAGACGGATCGAGAATTTAAAGgagacattttaaaaattttaaaaagaaaatatagcgtttcaaaaaaaaatcgaaaaaagctGAAACCGTGCTGCAATTTCAAACCTTGACCACAATAGTTTAGCGGTggcgaaaaattaattcaaaataattatgcTAATTAAGGTACTTTTTCATTCGATCAATGCTCAACTTATTCAAGATTTGTTCAAATTGTATTACCTGGAATTTGTTGTGAGTCTTATCTACTGAGAACCCATCATGCAACACTGATGTTATCCATGCCGACTTAAAGCACTGAGTTCTTAATCTTTCCTCGTCAGCTCTCGGGTACAACTGTTTCTTCGACTCTGCTTGGATCGTGGAccatcttttactacaatacTGCTGCGTCTTTTTCGCAATATTTTCCGCATCATACTGTCCTCCAAGACCCAATACATCATGGGTTGAGTACCAGTATTCTGAGAACCCATACATCTCAATGTTCGACAGTGGTATACTCGGAGCAGGAACAGCTCCAAAATAGCATTTTGCCGCTTCAGCTTTACAGACTTCCGAACTTGATTCCGGATTGAGAAGCTTTTTCACTTCATTTGAACAAGTATTCCAGTTTCCGGTAccctaaaaataattttattcgaattttcaaataagccCAAAAAACAACATACTCTTCGCACAAAATTTTCTCCGTTTTCCAGTGTGACGGTTTTATGTAAGTTCAGTGGCATGCAATCATCTTGAATGACTGTTCCATTTTgatctttcaattttgacagCAACATGTGCTCGTACTTCCGGATTCCTTCGTTGACTCCGTAGCCAAGAAATGTTGTCACAAACAGTTTATACTTGAATAACGAGTCGTCTTCCCTGCATCCGAGGTTAATCTTAAAATTGCACATATTTAAAAAGTAGTTACTTAAAgcaaaactcacattttccaCATTAATACTGCTAAAACTGTCAGTGTCAGGAAGCTCAAATGCAATTTGAGCACTTGCTCCACCCATATCAATCATTCCAACAGTTTTTTGCCTTGCATGTGCTGGCGAGGTTCCCGGGAAATCCAATGTAGCTGTTTTGTTGAACTTTcctaaatatcaaaaaaataaatacaaagaaaatattgaaaacctTACCAAGAGCATAATTGACTGCAATCCAACTATAAATTCCTTCCCATTTTCCTTCGATTATCCTGATATGCTCTTTCAGTACTTGCATCGATGTAATTTTTGGTAGCTTATTACGTAGGTTTTTGAGAACAGCTTCTTTTtgtctgaaagtttgaaattttagaaaaaggaAACCATGATATCACCCGATTAAAACATACTCGTCAGGAATCAATCTCATTCCAGcagtggcaaaaatgaaaacaggTGTATACGGCCTTTTTTCTTCTGGGATATGTCTTTCGGCAAGTTCCATAAGTGGCCTCAGATATTCTGCAGCTTGGGCAGGTTTTGTTCCAAATGTGCTCAGTCCGGGACTGATCTTCTTCATGACCGGCTTGTTATCGTATATCACTGGTTCAATTTGGATCAATTCGGAGTCTAGAAacaattgtgaaaaatgtattagttttataatttaaagtAAAACCTGAAGTACTAATCCAGTTGTAAACGAATAACCGTGTTCCAGTTGACCCTGCATCACAAATCACCCCATACGACCTTTCTTGATCTGTAAAAATAAGGATTGAGTTGGCGTATTAGATTTTGTTTCTAAATATGTGTACTAATTGTGAAAAAGTTAAGCTCAATAATGCAAATAGTACTGAAATGAGTATTACCGAACATTAATTTTActgcaaaatttaaacttcTCAAGTCTGTCAAACCTCAAATTTCCGTTgtgaataataaaatacatAATAAAGCAAATACTGAACGACCGATTTCCACCAAAACTAACAAAGTCTGTGAAgctttaattgtttttttatttttgaaatcatttaaAGTAAAGTTTgcaaagaatttcaaaaactaacaatACTTTCGGCGGTTTTTCAGGGAAGTTACACACGGTCCTGCTCGGTTAGTTATCGAAATTACTTAATTAGTTAACGTTTCTATTAGCCAATTACACGTTATTAATGATGTTTTTCAATAGGTTCTGATAATACGGATtctattgtttcaaatttatgtatcaaagttttttttccaaaaattatttataatcttttttatacttttgtataataaaaacttcaaaaatccaaacaaCTCACCATCTGCTATCACTTTTGGAGATGTGTGTGCTTCTACCacataaataaatacaataaCTGGAAAGAATATCATTGCCGAAACGGCAAGAATGGTGAATCTAAGACTGACACGCATAGGATCACCGCATTCGGACGCTGCAATTCGGAATAATATtgtcaaaaaacaacaaatgtGAGAAGCGACAAGGATATTGAGAACAATAAAATTACGGTACTGGTGTAGTAGCTGtacctaaaaatttaatttccattaAATTCTAGTCTAATCGAATCTTGATGTTATGTTGTATTTTTACGCTTAAAAACCACTATTTCAAAGCATACCATTGTAAAAAAAGGTCActgcaacttttaaaaatggttttaaaattttgtggtaTGGCTCCTACATAAgtaccaaaaataaatttataaaagttttaaaaattatattttgactttcattttaattgaaattcaaaacagGTTTGCCTGTATTTCATTCAAAGCGCACTTCCGAACAAGgaacaaaaaggaaaagatAAAAACCCGATTCAAACAGTTTGCGGAAATGTATAAAAGCTACCAAAACCGTGTCGTTTCACACAGCGCCAGCGTGG comes from Caenorhabditis elegans chromosome X and encodes:
- the mig-23 gene encoding Nucleoside-diphosphatase mig-23 (Confirmed by transcript evidence) yields the protein MRVSLRFTILAVSAMIFFPVIVFIYVVEAHTSPKVIADDQERSYGVICDAGSTGTRLFVYNWISTSDSELIQIEPVIYDNKPVMKKISPGLSTFGTKPAQAAEYLRPLMELAERHIPEEKRPYTPVFIFATAGMRLIPDEQKEAVLKNLRNKLPKITSMQVLKEHIRIIEGKWEGIYSWIAVNYALGKFNKTATLDFPGTSPAHARQKTVGMIDMGGASAQIAFELPDTDSFSSINVENINLGCREDDSLFKYKLFVTTFLGYGVNEGIRKYEHMLLSKLKDQNGTVIQDDCMPLNLHKTVTLENGENFVRRGTGNWNTCSNEVKKLLNPESSSEVCKAEAAKCYFGAVPAPSIPLSNIEMYGFSEYWYSTHDVLGLGGQYDAENIAKKTQQYCSKRWSTIQAESKKQLYPRADEERLRTQCFKSAWITSVLHDGFSVDKTHNKFQSVSTIAGQEVQWALGAMIYHMRFFPLRDSSRNLIVKETHSSSESLWAPLFFLSAVFCLFVLVCAKEQSVLCFDDKRRSSFGMSRSQYSYKMLKENRTSSSFLENFA